In the genome of Actinomycetota bacterium, the window CCGGCTGACAACGCACGATTGGTGTCGGCGGCTGTGGAGCGTTGGGGTCGTCTGGACTCGATCGTGCCGAACGCTGGGATCGGAATGTACGGCGGCATCATGGACAACACCGACGAGCGCCTGCAGGAGATGATGGACACCAACCTCGCTGGAACGGTGTGGAGTATCCGGGCTGCAATCCCCGAAATGATTCGGACCACTGGTGGCGGTGATGTCGTGATCGTGTCCAGTGTGGCAGGACTGCGCGGTGGTGCAGATGAAGCCGTATACGCCGCGACGAAGTTCGCACAGGTCGGGCTCGCAGGTGCACTGGATCGTGAATTGCGCAGCAGCGGAGTTCGGGTCACCGCAATTTGCCCTGCCGGAGTGGAGACAGAGTTCGCAATAGGTGACGGTCGCACTGCCGGAGATCCCGCGCTCGCACACTTCATGCGTCCAGAGGACGTCGCCTTTGCCATCACCACAGTGCTCACGCAGCCTCGACGGGTGCGCACCACCCTTTGGTCGCTGTGGTCCATGGATCAGCAAAGTTAGGTCGACCCCAACCGCTGCAAGGCGATCGGGGCCGACTCTGGTGATCTCAACGGCTGAAGGCAGCCAAGTGACGCTCAGATCCCTTGATGAGATTGGTGTAGACCTGCAGCACATCGGGAGCGGTGATGCTTGAGATCGCCTTCTTCAGATCGGCGATATCAAGCTTCTCGATCGTGACGCCAACCGCCAAGGCCTTTGCAGTGCTCGTAGCGCTGGCGACGAGTTCGTTGTAGAGCGCTTCAGTTGCGGCAGTCTGGAATTGGCCGACAGCGAGGTTTGCCGTCGGATCACTGAGTCCATACCGACTCAAGAGAGCCTGAATCTGGCTCTGGTGCT includes:
- a CDS encoding SDR family oxidoreductase, with protein sequence MPAESRSLHNTVVAITGATSGIGAATARLLVEAGARVALGGRRSDRLDDLVAELGAENCAGVVCDVTIPADNARLVSAAVERWGRLDSIVPNAGIGMYGGIMDNTDERLQEMMDTNLAGTVWSIRAAIPEMIRTTGGGDVVIVSSVAGLRGGADEAVYAATKFAQVGLAGALDRELRSSGVRVTAICPAGVETEFAIGDGRTAGDPALAHFMRPEDVAFAITTVLTQPRRVRTTLWSLWSMDQQS